A part of Schistosoma mansoni strain Puerto Rico chromosome W, complete genome genomic DNA contains:
- a CDS encoding putative 30s ribosomal protein S12 family member, which translates to MPAGKPSGLKTARKLRDHRRTQRWSDKAYKKLILEQDGKRIPSRVGVEAKQPNSAIRKCVRVQLLKNGKKITAFVPNDGCLNFIEENDEVLVSGFGRKGHAVGDIPGVRFKIVKVAGVSLKALYTHKRERPRA; encoded by the exons ATGCCTGCAGGGAAACCTTCTGGTCTGAAGACTGCGCGCAAGCTCAGAGACCATCGCCGGACTCAGAGATGGTCAGATAAAGCATACAAAAAGCTCATATTGGAACAAGATGGAAAGCGAATCCCTTCAAGG GTTGGTGTTGAAGCTAAACAACCGAATTCTGCCATTCGTAAATGTGTGAGAGTTCAGCTCTTAAAGAATGGGAAGAAAATCACTGCTTTCGTACCTAATGATGGCtgtttaaatttcattgaagaaAATGATGAAGTTCTAGTGTCTGGTTTCGGGCGAAAGGGGCACGCAGTCGGAGACATACCTGGTGTAAGATTCAAGATTGTTAAGGTTGCAGGTGTATCACTTAAAGCTTTGTACACACACAAGAGGGAAAGACCCAGGgcttag